GTGGTGCTCAACAATAACAGATTTTGAAGTTAGGCTGATGCGAAAAAAATCTTTGCAGGACGTGTCTGCGTTGAAAACGCGTCGAGAGTTTTTATCGGACGTAACGGTATCGACCAGCCTAGGCATTCTGAGCGTGTGCGGAATGGGCTGTAAAACGACTTGGTCCAATCACGACTTAGTTGTTGAGCTTTCTAGCCAAGATCAGGCTCTCGAAGTTGACTTGAATCAGTATCCCGATTTGAAAAAGCCAGGCGGATATTTACCGGTAGCAGATCTCGCTTATGGTTTGCGGGTGTTGGTGGTACACGCCTTAGGTGGCGGTTATTTGGCATTTAATATGTCGTGTACTCACAAGGGCGCAGACGTAGAGCTAGACGAGCATAAAACGGGCTTGGTTTGCCCGCTGCATAAATCTCACTTCAGCCTTGAGGGAGAACGCGTGAGCGGCCCAGCTCGTCGTGATTTAAAGATGTATGAAGTTTTTTTGGAAGAGTCGACCCTAAGAATCAGGTTGTAGACCAAGACCTCTTAGACATCCTCTTTACGGCTGTATGCGTGAGGTGCTCGGTTCACACGGCACCAGTTCATATAATATTGGGCTACTTTATCGTCTGGGTTTTGTTGGACGACAGACTCAAAGCGACTGAAAGCCTCCTGCTTGTTGTCGTTTTCGAAGCACTCAAGAGCTTCGCTGAATTCTTTGACCGTCTCCTGCTTTTTTTGACGTATAAGGGGATCTGATTCGCTGAATACTTCCCACAGCCGAAGGGGCTCTAGTTTACCCTTCACCTGAACCGCACCGATATAGCGGTTTGCATGTTTGGCTGTTGATTTTTGAATAACCGATTCATGAACGATGAGTGAAGCTCCCAGATTCTTGGTTAAAGTTTCAATACGGGAGGTGGTATTGACGGTGTCTCCGAGAATCGTAAAATCGACTCGATCTTCATGGCCTATGGTTCCAAAGACAACTTTACCTGAATGCACGCCTATCCCCACTTCAAGGGGCTGACGGGTGTTTTCACCGGCCCTAAAATCAGGAACAGACCCGTGCCGGTTGGTCTGGTTGTATTCTTCTAATTTCTGCATCATTTCTATTGAACAGTCGATGGCATCGTCGCAAGAAGACTCGTCGCGGTAAAAATAGGCGAGTAATCCGTCGCCGAGGTATTTATCGATGATTCCATGGTGCCGGGTAACCACGGGGCCAATGGCGCTTAGAAAAGAATTGAGTAGCGAGAACGTATCGGCCGGAGTCATCGATTCAACCAGAGCCGTGAAGCCCCGAATGTCTAGGAAGAGAACCGCGAGCTCTTTCTCAGCCTGTTGGCCAAGCTCAACTTCAAGAACGCTCTCACTGCCGAGAAGGGCCAACGATTTTTTGGGGACGAAGCGTTCGAGGTGCTCCTCATAATCGGCGACCGTAGAGGTCATTGTATTGAATGAGTGCGTCAGTTTACCAATCTCGTCGTTACGGCTTATCTGAAGAGGTTTAAAGTCGGCAGCTCGTTTCATCCGGGAGATTGAGCGGGTGAGTTCTTCGATGGGCTTGATAAGTTGGTGAACAATCCAGAAGATAATCGCCAGCGTCACCATCAGTGTACAGAAAAATAGAATGATGAGTTTTTGGCTGACGGCGGTAATGGGGGCATTGACGATTGTATCGAGCTTTAAAGTGACGATGGTCCAGGGCCATTTTGCTTGGGTATGAAGCTCTGCATCATTCATGAAGAAATTCAGTTCATTGGGGGCAAGCCACTGGCCTGATGATTGAGGCTCGAGAGTATCGATGCTCTTCCATGGTTGTTGGTCACTTAAAGTTGCCGGACGAGCCAGGATACCGTTGTCTGCACTTTTTAAGAGAGCAAATGACTCCACCACGCCTCGGTGGGTGACCGTAAATTGGTCTAGGATCTCTCCAAAGTATTTGTGGGAGATGAAGAAAGAGACCAAGCCAATCGGTTCGTCCAAGATATCAAGCACTGGATAAATCACGCCCGTCACATACTCTGCTTCGTCCAGAGTAGGAGTCAGCATCGCAGGCCGTTCCCGGGTCAGAATGAACGCTTCATTTTGTTCGAGTTGGGATATTTTTTGAAACCAGGGTTCTCCCGAGATGCTTTGCCCTAGATTATCTGCAAACCCAGGCTGCCCTTGCCGGTTGACTGTGTTGGTGCCAATGATTTTGCCACTTGAGTCGCTCACAACAATGGCGAGATAGCGATTTTTCTTAGACACCAATTCGTCAGCATACCACTGGAAGTTTTTGGGATCTCCAGATTCGATAGCTTCTTGAGGGAGGTACAGCCTTGAAGTGGTAGCGGCATCGGAAAGCATGTCGTTGAGTGTGGCATCGAGTGTGGTTGCTAACCCGGTAGCTGATAACTTTAGGCCTCGGGTCACCCGCTCTCGAATTTGAGTTTCAAGTGTAGAGGACGAAACGAGCCAA
The DNA window shown above is from Deltaproteobacteria bacterium and carries:
- a CDS encoding Rieske 2Fe-2S domain-containing protein — protein: MRKKSLQDVSALKTRREFLSDVTVSTSLGILSVCGMGCKTTWSNHDLVVELSSQDQALEVDLNQYPDLKKPGGYLPVADLAYGLRVLVVHALGGGYLAFNMSCTHKGADVELDEHKTGLVCPLHKSHFSLEGERVSGPARRDLKMYEVFLEESTLRIRL
- a CDS encoding HAMP domain-containing protein; protein product: MANQNPKYNSKLFYRVLSYLVPTVVIAFLSIWLVSSSTLETQIRERVTRGLKLSATGLATTLDATLNDMLSDAATTSRLYLPQEAIESGDPKNFQWYADELVSKKNRYLAIVVSDSSGKIIGTNTVNRQGQPGFADNLGQSISGEPWFQKISQLEQNEAFILTRERPAMLTPTLDEAEYVTGVIYPVLDILDEPIGLVSFFISHKYFGEILDQFTVTHRGVVESFALLKSADNGILARPATLSDQQPWKSIDTLEPQSSGQWLAPNELNFFMNDAELHTQAKWPWTIVTLKLDTIVNAPITAVSQKLIILFFCTLMVTLAIIFWIVHQLIKPIEELTRSISRMKRAADFKPLQISRNDEIGKLTHSFNTMTSTVADYEEHLERFVPKKSLALLGSESVLEVELGQQAEKELAVLFLDIRGFTALVESMTPADTFSLLNSFLSAIGPVVTRHHGIIDKYLGDGLLAYFYRDESSCDDAIDCSIEMMQKLEEYNQTNRHGSVPDFRAGENTRQPLEVGIGVHSGKVVFGTIGHEDRVDFTILGDTVNTTSRIETLTKNLGASLIVHESVIQKSTAKHANRYIGAVQVKGKLEPLRLWEVFSESDPLIRQKKQETVKEFSEALECFENDNKQEAFSRFESVVQQNPDDKVAQYYMNWCRVNRAPHAYSRKEDV